The following are encoded together in the Anoplopoma fimbria isolate UVic2021 breed Golden Eagle Sablefish chromosome 13, Afim_UVic_2022, whole genome shotgun sequence genome:
- the LOC129101378 gene encoding phospholipid phosphatase 1-like yields the protein MFEAAGIPLIVLDVICLILVGLPFFILTPQHNPFKRGFFCDDDSIRYPLKEDTISYQLLGGVMIPFTLIVIVCGECLSVYMCRIKNQSLGTKYVACVYKAVGSYVFGAAASQSLTDIAKYSIGRLRPNFLAVCQPNWNSINCKAGGYIENFTCSGDKFLVDEARLSFFSGHSSFSMYCMLFLVLYIQARLRSEWSRLLRPTIQFFLIATSVYVGLSRVSDYKHHWSDVLTGLLQGGLVATLTVVCVANFFKQPVEPVVSQGEEASHSSLQENPPNGNHYGSTG from the exons ATGTTTGAAGCCGCGGGGATTCCTCTCATCGTCCTGGACGTTATCTGTCTCATCCTCG TTGGACTTCCATTTTTCATCCTCACCCCTCAACACAACCCTTTTAAACGGGGTTTCTTCTGTGACGATGATTCCATCAGGTACCCCCTCAAAGAGGACACCATATCCTACCAGCTGCTGGGAGGAGTCATGATCCCCTTCACACTGATCGTG ATCGTCTGCGGCGAGTGCCTTTCTGTTTACATGTGTCGCATCAAGAACCAGTCTTTGGGGACCAAGTATGTGGCCTGTGTCTACAAAGCTGTGGGGAGCTATGTGTTCGGAGCGGCCGCTAGCCAGTCTCTGACAGACATAGCCAAGTACTCCATCGGTCGTTTGCGGCCAAACTTCCTGGCTGTATGTCAACCAAACTGGAATAGCATCAACTGCAAAGCTGGAGGATACATCGAGAACTTCACCTGCTCTGGAGACAAGTTTCTGGTAGACGAAGCCAG acTGTCCTTCTTCTCTGGTCATTCATCCTTCTCTATGTACTGCATGCTGTTCCTTGTA CTGTACATTCAAGCTAGACTGAGGTCAGAATGGTCGAGGCTCCTGCGTCCCACCATCCAGTTCTTCCTCATTGCCACTTCTGTGTATGTGGGTCTGTCCCGGGTCTCTGATTACAAACATCACTGGAGCGACGTGCTCACCGGCCTCCTGCAAGGAGGTTTAGTGGCCACTCTCACA GTGGTCTGTGTGGCCAATTTCTTTAAACAGCCAGTGGAGCCCGTAGTGTCACAGGGAGAAGAGGCCTCACACAGCAGTTTACAGGAAAATCCTCCCAATGGGAACCACTATGGCAGCACAGGCTGA